Proteins from a genomic interval of Lolium perenne isolate Kyuss_39 chromosome 1, Kyuss_2.0, whole genome shotgun sequence:
- the LOC127319499 gene encoding APETALA2-like protein 5, with the protein MPVEGAAAAWIGSEEMEQAPATPSSSANRTEQDPAKRLGIQTSLAASPRGKGSPENTHHRYRGVRQCKSGRWASEIREPNHGKRHWLGTFNTAVDAAIAYDKAAIAYFGSRAIVNIGSRVIPCTSRTKQAQTRSSATPAVRTPVVAPPGKGGLENRRHGYRGVWQRKSGRWAAEIREPNSGKRHWVGTFSTAIDAAIAYDRAAIAIIGSSAIVNFPSALPITTDAPVKCYPASWSPSAAATTVFSEHELKPVVTASVLGEHGVNQKVAAPFVFDEHEVKPMLTASVFDDDKREVKPMFTASVKPMVTASGFSEGELKPMVAASVLGEHGVEPMLAHSGSDTTGIAQHWDVSWARQEEVFTDYLNDIAMYIGVHPINEKLSFQPDIKSEDYLVDGVGTDFADSPLWALGD; encoded by the exons ATGCCCGTGgaaggcgccgccgccgcgtggATCGGGAGCGAGGAGATGGAGCAGGCGCCGGCGACTCCCTCCTCCAG TGCGAATAGGACGGAGCAAGACCCGGCCAAGAGACTAGGGATCCAGACTTCGTTGGCGGCTTCTCCTCGAGGAAAGGGTAGCCCGGAGAACACGCACCACAGGTACCGGGGTGTCCGGCAGTGCAAGTCGGGAAGATGGGCCTCCGAGATCCGCGAGCCCAACCATGGAAAGCGACACTGGCTGGGCACCTTCAACACTGCTGTCGACGCCGCCATCGCGTACGACAAGGCTGCGATTGCCTACTTCGGCTCCCGGGCAATCGTCAACATTGGCTCCAGAGTAATTCCTTG TACAAGCAGGACGAAGCAAGCTCAGACTAGGAGTAGTGCCACGCCGGCGGTCCGGACTCCTGTGGTGGCTCCTCCAGGGAAGGGTGGCCTGGAGAACAGGCGCCACGGGTACCGTGGAGTCTGGCAGCGCAAGTCAGGCAGGTGGGCCGCCGAGATCCGTGAACCCAACAGCGGCAAGCGACACTGGGTGGGCACCTTCAGCACAGCCATCGATGCAGCCATCGCGTACGACAGGGCCGCCATTGCCATCATCGGCTCCAGTGCGATCGTCAACTTCCCGTCTGCCCTCCCCATCACTACTGATGCACCGGTGAAATGCTATCCCGCGTCTTGGTCCCCTTCCGCTGCTGCTACCACTGTCTTCAGTGAGCATGAACTGAAGCCGGTGGTCACTGCGTCTGTCCTTGGTGAGCATGGAGTGAATCAGAAGGTTGCTGCCCCCTTTGTCTTCGATGAGCATGAAGTAAAGCCGATGCTCACTGCCTCCGTCTTCGATGACGATAAGCGTGAAGTAAAGCCGATGTTCACCGCTTCTGTAAAGCCGATGGTCACCGCCTCTGGCTTCAGCGAGGGTGAACTGAAGCCGATGGTCGCTGCCTCTGTCCTCGGTGAGCATGGAGTCGAGCCGATGTTGGCACACAGTGGCAGTGACACCACCGGGATCGCTCAGCATTGGGATGTTTCTTGGGCTAGGCAAGAGGAAGTATTCACCGACTACCTGAATGACATTGCCATGTACATTGGTGTCCATCCTATCAATGAGAAATTGTCATTCCAACCTGACATCAAGAGTGAGGATTACCTGGTCGACGGGGTGGGCACCGACTTTGCTGACTCGCCACTGTGGGCGCTGGGTGACTGA